A single Danio aesculapii chromosome 19, fDanAes4.1, whole genome shotgun sequence DNA region contains:
- the ndufs5 gene encoding NADH dehydrogenase [ubiquinone] iron-sulfur protein 5 produces the protein MPFIDLQSKLGINVDKWLLAQSGEQPLKRASRCHAFEKEWIECSHAIGKTRASKECNIEWEDFYECMHRIKTNKRLYEIRKQKDKMIKEGTYTPPPHHTGKEEPLS, from the exons ATGCCGTTCATTGACCTCCAGTCAAAGTTGGGCATCAATGTGGACAAGTGGCTGCTGGCTCAGAGCGGCGAGCAGCCTTTAAAGCGGGCGTCTCGCTGCCATGCCTTTGAGAAGGAGTGGATCGAGTGCTCCCATGCCATCGGCAAGACCCGGGCCAGTAAAGAGTGCAACATCGAGTGGGAAGACTTCTATGAGTGCATGCACCGCATAAAGACT AATAAGCGCTTGTATGAGATCCGCAAGCAGAAGGACAAGATGATTAAAGAGGGAACCTACACACCTCCTCCACACCACACAGGCAAGGAGGAGCCCCTGTCCTGA